From Aspergillus fumigatus Af293 chromosome 5, whole genome shotgun sequence, a single genomic window includes:
- a CDS encoding ferric reductase family protein: MRQAGISLGALAAISIPWFRQWSYELFLRGHQLLAVLFVYGTWKHLQGRSRLSNIYFFVGLGVFGLNFLFQLGLLLYRNGLFAGRGFPRAEMSFSTTKSKEDIVVTAAHVRVSLPRPVQLESGQYINLWVPSVSLWSWAQTHPFTVTSWSKGPRNTIELLVQPCRGLSADLARFATVAGETPVSFCALFTGPHGRSEDVRHYESILVIASGFGIAAAIPYMKLMIYGYYTRTIKARQLHLVWQVGSRAEITAAEHLLNNLLEDDHKDHGYVRITMLRDSLWTADNDRGFRS, from the coding sequence ATGCGACAGGCTGGGATCTCACTGGGGGCCCTTGCGGCGATTTCCATTCCGTGGTTTCGTCAATGGTCTTATGAGCTTTTTCTCAGAGGACATCAGCTCCTCGCCGTGCTCTTTGTCTACGGCACCTGGAAGCACCTTCAAGGCCGTAGCCGCCTCTCGAATATTTATTTCTTCGTCGGATTGGGCGTGTTCGGACTTAactttctcttccagctgggGCTACTGTTATATCGAAACGGGCTATTTGCGGGTCGCGGATTTCCAAGGGCTGAGATGTCGTTCAGCACAACGAAATCCAAAGAGGATATTGTTGTGACAGCTGCCCATGTTCGCGTTTCCTTGCCTCGACCTGTGCAACTCGAATCTGGGCAGTATATCAACCTGTGGGTGCCGTCAGTTAGTCTATGGTCGTGGGCACAAACACACCCTTTCACTGTCACATCGTGGTCGAAAGGTCCACGGAATACCATAGAGCTTCTTGTGCAACCATGCCGTGGGCTCTCTGCGGATCTTGCTCGTTTCGCCACCGTGGCTGGAGAAACCCCGGTTTCTTTCTGTGCCCTGTTCACTGGCCCTCATGGAAGGAGTGAAGATGTTAGACACTATGAAAGTATTTTGGTGATTGCAAGTGGATTTGGGAtcgcagcagcaattccATACATGAAGTTGATGATCTATGGTTATTACACCCGGACCATAAAGGCTCGCCAGTTGCATCTGGTATGGCAGGTAGGGTCGAGGGCCGAAATTACCGCCGCTGAGCATTTGTTAAACAACCTTCTCGAGGATGATCACAAGGATCATGGCTATGTTCGTATTACCATGTTGCGGGACAGCCTCTGGACAGCTGACAATGACCGTGGCTTTAGATCTTGA